The Brassica napus cultivar Da-Ae chromosome C7, Da-Ae, whole genome shotgun sequence genome has a segment encoding these proteins:
- the LOC111199013 gene encoding uncharacterized protein At4g04775-like — translation MGQDYSYSQSSSSDEYDITSLIQAEAELYGDEAESNYHIAEPLQYQPQPECDEGIPRICYCGGDPVVAISSTAKDPGRRYFTCRNVDDGDCHIWKWWDVAITEEMREFQTQLRQLKDQGFECEQKLVKLQKIVCELSKKKSGLNTNAFAMEVCLVVSAVVFLGLAVMYMSCKLLSCAFGLVFMHFC, via the coding sequence ATGGGACAAGATTATTCATACAGCCAGTCTTCTTCATCAGATGAGTACGACATAACCTCACTTATTCAAGCTGAAGCTGAACTGTACggggatgaagctgagagtAACTACCATATTGCTGAGCCGCTTCAATACCAACCTCAACCCGAGTGTGATGAAGGAATCCCGAGGATATGCTACTGTGGTGGTGACCCTGTTGTTGCAATATCTTCCACGGCTAAAGATCCAGGGAGAAGGTACTTCACCTGCCGAAATGTCGATGATGGGGACTGCCACATTTGGAAATGGTGGGACGTGGCTATTACGGAGGAGATGCGTGAGTTTCAGACACAACTTAGGCAGCTTAAGGATCAAGGTTTTGAGTGTGAGCAGAAGCTGGTAAAGCTACAGAAGATTGTCTGTGAGTTATCTAAGAAAAAATCGGGGCTTAATACAAATGCCTTTGCAATGGAAGTTTGTCTAGTGGTCTCTGCAGTAGTTTTTTTAGGTTTGGCGGTCATGTATATGTCTTGTAAGTTACTCTCTTGTGCTTTTGGGTTGGTCTTTATgcatttttgttaa
- the LOC111213109 gene encoding uncharacterized membrane protein At4g09580-like isoform X1: MERGGGRGGEGGETTICDVNPPTPTKSVTPRYSLSFWEVTAASGVVLGFLIGLVCVYLTMPQSDYSFLKLPRNLHDLQILRDNLEIYTSDYTVQVLVGYSLVYVFMQTFMIPGTVFMSLLAGALFGVFKGMALVVSTATAGASSCFLLSKLIGRPLIFSLWPDKLVFFQVFSVLIKIRKTTNT; encoded by the exons atggagagaggaggaggaagaggaggagaaggaggagaaaCAACAATATGCGACGTTAATCCGCCGACACCTACGAAATCGGTGACTCCGAGATATTCTCTGAGCTTTTGGGAGGTCACGGCAGCTTCCGGCGTCGTTCTGGGGTTTCTCATTGGCCTTGTTTGCGTTTATCTCACAATGCCTCAATCTGATTACAGCTTCCTCAAGCTACCTCGTAATCTCCATGACCTTCAGATCCTCAG AGATAACCTGGAGATTTACACAAGTGATTACACAGTTCAAGTTCTTGTCGGATATTCTTTGGTGTATGTGTTTATGCAGACATTCATGATTCCTGGAACTGTGTTCATGTCTTTGCTTGCTGGTGCTCTCTTTGGAGTTTTCAAAGGAATGGCTCTTGTTGTCTCCACTGCAACAGCTGGTGCTTCCTCTTGCTTCTTACTCTCTAAGCTCATTGGTAGACCTTTGATTTTCTCGCTTTGGCCCGACAAGCTCGTCTTCTTCCAAGTTTTTTCTGTCCTAATTaagattaggaaaactactaatacataa
- the LOC111213110 gene encoding AT-hook motif nuclear-localized protein 23-like, which produces MAGLDLGTSFRYVNHQLLRPDLHLHHNSSSGDVTPGVGIGHFTADDEDNNHQGLDLASGGGGSGSSGGGGHGGGGGGDGVGRRPRGRPPGSKNKPKPPVIITRESANTLRAHILEVTNGCDVFDCVATYARRRQRGICVLSGSGTVTNVSIRQPSAAGAVVTLQGTFEILSLSGSFLPPPAPPGATSLTIFVAGGQGQVIGGSVVGELTAAGPVIVIAASFTNVAYERLPLEEDEQQHLGGGGGANGGGNLFPEVAGGGGGGLPFFNLPMNMQPNVQLPVEGWPGNSGGRGAF; this is translated from the coding sequence ATGGCTGGTCTTGATCTAGGCACATCTTTTCGTTACGTTAATCACCAGCTCCTTCGTCCCGATCTCCACCTTCACCACAACTCCTCTTCCGGTGACGTCACTCCTGGCGTCGGAATAGGTCATTTCACCGCCGACGACGAAGACAACAACCACCAAGGTCTTGACTTAGCCTCAGGTGGAGGAGGATCAGGAAGCTCCGGAGGAGGAGGTcatggcggaggaggaggaggagacggtGTTGGCCGTCGTCCACGTGGCAGACCACCGGGATCCAAAAACAAACCGAAACCTCCGGTAATAATCACGCGCGAGAGCGCAAACACTCTTAGAGCTCACATTCTTGAAGTAACAAACGGCTGCGACGTTTTCGACTGCGTTGCGACTTACGCTCGTCGAAGGCAGCGAGGGATCTGCGTTTTGAGCGGTAGCGGAACGGTGACAAACGTCAGCATACGTCAGCCATCCGCGGCTGGAGCGGTTGTGACGCTACAAGGAACGTTCGAGATTCTTTCTCTCTCCGGATCGTTTCTTCCTCCTCCGGCTCCTCCCGGAGCAACGAGTTTGACTATATTCGTGGCCGGAGGACAAGGACAGGTCATTGGAGGAAGCGTCGTTGGTGAGCTTACGGCGGCTGGACCGGTGATTGTAATCGCTGCTTCGTTTACTAATGTTGCTTATGAGAGACTTCCTTTGGAAGAAGATGAGCAGCAACATctcggaggaggaggaggagctaaCGGCGGAGGTAATTTGTTTCCGGAGGTTGCtggcggaggaggaggtggacTTCCGTTCTTTAATTTACCGATGAATATGCAACCAAATGTGCAACTTCCGGTGGAAGGTTGGCCGGGGAATTCAGGTGGAAGAGGTGCTTTCTGA
- the LOC111213109 gene encoding uncharacterized membrane protein At4g09580-like isoform X2 codes for MERGGGRGGEGGETTICDVNPPTPTKSVTPRYSLSFWEVTAASGVVLGFLIGLVCVYLTMPQSDYSFLKLPRNLHDLQILRDNLEIYTSDYTVQVLVGYSLVYVFMQTFMIPGTVFMSLLAGALFGVFKGMALVVSTATAGC; via the exons atggagagaggaggaggaagaggaggagaaggaggagaaaCAACAATATGCGACGTTAATCCGCCGACACCTACGAAATCGGTGACTCCGAGATATTCTCTGAGCTTTTGGGAGGTCACGGCAGCTTCCGGCGTCGTTCTGGGGTTTCTCATTGGCCTTGTTTGCGTTTATCTCACAATGCCTCAATCTGATTACAGCTTCCTCAAGCTACCTCGTAATCTCCATGACCTTCAGATCCTCAG AGATAACCTGGAGATTTACACAAGTGATTACACAGTTCAAGTTCTTGTCGGATATTCTTTGGTGTATGTGTTTATGCAGACATTCATGATTCCTGGAACTGTGTTCATGTCTTTGCTTGCTGGTGCTCTCTTTGGAGTTTTCAAAGGAATGGCTCTTGTTGTCTCCACTGCAACAGCTG GTTGCTAG
- the LOC106350259 gene encoding uncharacterized protein At4g02000-like codes for MAPRHHFSSDHEKMQEPFCKDPPRRRIKAPEFDTYALIRDNALTVIGRVTNPAEQPVGALIIALPRKWDLKGRVTGSDLGHNTFQFRFELEEDLQNVLSARPYHYAHWMVILQRWEPVLSPLFPSQILFWITLHGLPLHYWHERMIYEIGQDLRTLEDYCITKTSAKIRVSVDALNPLVKEALIEFSAGVELPVSLEYDGLELHCSNYNSLAYLARLCPLSSRSEEVNSHPRHRKAARSNSSPPRRPRRSEELQTQVNRRFEKRPITSEEPFHQRLD; via the coding sequence ATGGCTCCAAGACATCACTTCTCCTCGGACCACGAGAAGATGCAAGAACCCTTCTGCAAAGACCCTCCCCGCCGACGCATCAAAGCTCCGGAATTCGATACATATGCACTGATAAGGGACAACGCACTCACTGTGATAGGAAGAGTCACGAACCCTGCTGAACAACCGGTAGGAGCCCTTATTATAGCTTTGCCTAGGAAATGGGATCTTAAAGGTAGAGTCACGGGCTCAGATCTAGGTCACAATACCTTCCAGTTCCGTTTCGAGTTGGAAGAAGACCTGCAGAACGTACTCTCGGCCAGACCTTACCACTATGCCCACTGGATGGTCATACTACAACGGTGGGAGCCAGTCCTCTCGCCCCTCTTCCCTTCTCAAATTCTTTTTTGGATAACACTCCACGGTCTTCCCTTACACTACTGGCATGAGAGAATGATCTATGAGATAGGGCAAGATCTACGGACTTTGGAAGACTACTGTATAACAAAAACTTCAGCAAAGATAAGAGTCAGCGTGGACGCTCTAAACCCCCTTGTCAAAGAGGCACTCATTGAGTTTTCTGCTGGTGTAGAACTCCCAGTCTCACTGGAATATGATGGGCTTGAACTACACTGCTCCAACTACAACAGTCTTGCTTACCTAGCTAGGTTATGCCCCCTCTCATCCAGATCTGAGGAGGTTAACTCCCACCCCAGACACAGAAAGGCAGCACGAAGTAACTCCTCTCCCCCAAGGCGTCCCAGACGCTCTGAAGAGTTGCAGACACAAGTGAACAGAAGGTTTGAAAAAAGACCAATCACCTCAGAAGAACCATTCCACCAGAGGCTTGATTGA